From Alkaliphilus flagellatus, the proteins below share one genomic window:
- a CDS encoding glycosyltransferase family 2 protein translates to MDSVESKTVNGNIVVSVVMPVYNEEKYIENCILSLLKQNYPKEQMEWIFVDGCSSDRTKEIVESFMNKFPGLIKLYSNVNKTVPYAMNIGIKASLGKYIIRLDAHSEYIDDYISKCVYYLDTTDADNVGGLAETKSKGFVGNAIAFMLSSKFGVGNSQFRTNGQSGYVDTVPFGAFRREVFEKYGLYDERLTRNQDNEMNYRIRKNGGKIYMAEDIRFAYYCRDSIKGIANMAIKNGKWNVITMRLCPGAMTIRHFIPFVFLLSLIIMPILTVLVPGFGLLFLGEIGLYLLLNLIFSVKVATEKKYIPLLLILFPIFHLSYGFGSLVGLIKRA, encoded by the coding sequence ATGGATAGCGTAGAAAGTAAGACTGTAAATGGAAATATAGTTGTATCAGTCGTGATGCCTGTGTATAACGAAGAGAAATATATTGAGAATTGCATCCTATCATTATTAAAACAAAATTATCCAAAAGAACAAATGGAATGGATATTTGTAGATGGTTGTTCTAGCGATAGAACAAAAGAAATTGTAGAAAGTTTTATGAATAAGTTTCCAGGGTTAATAAAATTATATAGCAATGTAAATAAAACAGTGCCGTACGCCATGAATATTGGTATTAAGGCTTCACTTGGAAAATATATTATCCGATTAGATGCTCACAGTGAATATATAGACGACTACATATCAAAATGTGTTTATTATCTTGATACAACGGATGCCGATAATGTAGGTGGTTTAGCTGAAACTAAAAGCAAAGGATTTGTAGGAAATGCGATTGCCTTTATGTTATCCTCGAAATTTGGTGTAGGTAATTCTCAATTCAGGACAAATGGACAAAGTGGGTATGTAGATACTGTTCCATTTGGGGCTTTTCGTAGAGAAGTGTTTGAAAAATACGGTTTATATGATGAGAGGTTGACTAGAAATCAGGATAATGAGATGAATTACCGTATACGGAAGAATGGTGGAAAAATATATATGGCTGAAGATATAAGATTTGCTTATTACTGTAGAGATAGTATCAAGGGCATTGCAAATATGGCTATTAAGAATGGTAAATGGAATGTAATTACTATGAGATTATGTCCTGGTGCGATGACAATAAGACATTTTATACCATTTGTATTTTTATTATCATTAATAATAATGCCTATATTAACTGTATTGGTACCAGGCTTTGGTTTGCTATTTCTAGGAGAGATCGGATTGTATTTACTGCTAAACTTAATATTTTCTGTTAAAGTGGCTACTGAAAAGAAGTATATACCGTTATTACTAATCCTATTTCCTATATTCCATCTATCGTATGGATTTGGATCATTGGTAGGATTAATTAAAAGAGCTTGA
- a CDS encoding nucleotide sugar dehydrogenase: MSLYEKIVNKQEKISVIGLGYVGMPIAVAFAKKVDVIGFDLSKYKIELYKSGIDPTNEVGDEAIKQTTVDFTADETKIKEAKFHIVAVPTPINSDKTPNLAPVEGASTIVGRNLTKGSIVVYESTVYPGVTEDICIPILEKESGLKCGVDFKIGYSPERINPGDKVHTLEKIIKIVSGIDSESLEEIAKVYELVIEAGVHRTSSIKVAEAAKVVENSQRDINIAFMNELAMVFDRMEIDTNDVIKAMNTKWNALKFYPGLVGGHCIGVDPYYFVYEAEKLGYHSQIILSGRKINDGMGEFVADAIIKKLVLANKVVKQAKVVILGITFKENCPDTRNSKVADIIKKLDEYGIKPIVVDPQADKDDAKHEYGVNLIDLDDVKDADCLVFAVAHDEFKNMSWDKIDSLFGDFANNEKVIIDVKSILDRFEMEKREYSYWKL, translated from the coding sequence ATGAGCTTATACGAAAAAATAGTAAATAAACAAGAAAAAATTTCAGTTATTGGCTTAGGTTATGTTGGTATGCCTATAGCAGTTGCATTTGCAAAGAAGGTAGATGTAATTGGTTTTGATCTAAGTAAATATAAAATTGAATTATATAAATCTGGAATTGACCCAACAAATGAAGTAGGAGATGAAGCGATTAAACAAACTACAGTAGACTTTACCGCAGATGAAACTAAAATTAAAGAAGCAAAATTTCATATTGTAGCTGTGCCTACACCGATAAATTCAGATAAAACCCCAAATCTTGCTCCAGTTGAAGGGGCTAGTACTATTGTTGGACGTAATCTGACTAAAGGATCAATTGTTGTATATGAATCCACAGTTTACCCAGGTGTTACAGAAGATATTTGCATTCCTATACTTGAAAAAGAATCAGGATTAAAATGTGGAGTAGATTTTAAAATTGGATATTCACCAGAGCGTATCAACCCTGGAGATAAGGTACATACCCTTGAGAAAATTATAAAAATTGTATCTGGTATAGATAGTGAAAGTTTAGAAGAAATTGCAAAAGTATATGAATTAGTAATTGAGGCAGGTGTTCATAGAACTAGCTCAATTAAAGTCGCTGAGGCAGCAAAAGTTGTAGAGAATAGCCAACGTGATATTAATATAGCTTTCATGAATGAACTTGCTATGGTATTTGATCGAATGGAGATTGATACTAATGATGTTATTAAAGCAATGAATACAAAATGGAATGCGCTGAAATTCTATCCAGGACTTGTTGGTGGACATTGCATAGGTGTAGATCCTTATTATTTTGTGTATGAGGCTGAAAAGTTAGGATATCACAGCCAGATAATACTTTCGGGTAGAAAGATAAATGATGGTATGGGAGAGTTTGTTGCAGATGCTATCATTAAAAAACTGGTTCTTGCAAATAAGGTAGTAAAACAAGCTAAGGTAGTAATACTTGGAATCACATTTAAAGAGAATTGTCCAGATACAAGAAACTCTAAAGTTGCTGATATTATAAAGAAATTGGATGAGTACGGAATAAAGCCGATAGTGGTTGATCCACAAGCTGATAAAGATGATGCTAAGCATGAATATGGGGTAAATCTAATTGACCTTGATGATGTGAAGGATGCTGATTGCCTTGTTTTTGCAGTGGCTCATGATGAATTTAAGAATATGAGTTGGGATAAGATAGATTCATTATTTGGAGATTTTGCTAATAATGAAAAAGTTATTATTGATGTGAAAAGTATTCTTGATAGGTTCGAGATGGAGAAGAGAGAATACAGTTACTGGAAATTATAA